In Nitrosophilus alvini, the following are encoded in one genomic region:
- a CDS encoding ABC transporter permease, which yields MISYIKQFWTIVAKELFSFLRSWGLVAVVLYSFTLDIYIAGKGISLEAKNISVGVFDNTSGALSNKIVSSLHKPQFKKPVFFKSEKELQDAIFNRDIMMGLIFDSDFEKEYFQNKNPRIDVILDSTAATQAYMALQYLANIAMDVSKIENLFPIELKIHKLFNENAENSYFMAISEMLSIITLIGVILSAAVFVKEKEQGTWDMMLLMPINSKITILAKSFSQVIIILVGTFLSVGLILFGAFDVPLNGSLMAFFALSFFFTFTIAGIGLFIAAASKSMMQVTQLSVIIMMPLIFLSGAWTPIYAMHPVLQYMSLFSPLRFYIEGTESIFFRGTPIEDLWIYFAGVLILGIPLFLYGFRKIGKLF from the coding sequence ATGATCTCCTATATAAAACAGTTCTGGACCATCGTGGCAAAAGAGCTGTTCAGCTTTCTGAGGTCTTGGGGGCTCGTTGCGGTAGTCCTGTACTCTTTTACACTCGATATCTATATAGCCGGGAAAGGAATAAGTCTGGAGGCAAAAAATATAAGTGTGGGTGTCTTTGACAATACCAGCGGTGCTTTGAGTAACAAAATCGTCTCATCTTTACACAAACCGCAGTTTAAAAAGCCGGTTTTTTTCAAATCCGAAAAAGAGCTGCAAGACGCAATATTCAATAGAGACATAATGATGGGGCTTATATTTGATTCCGACTTTGAAAAAGAGTATTTTCAAAACAAAAATCCCAGAATTGATGTTATACTTGACTCAACTGCGGCAACGCAGGCGTATATGGCACTTCAATATCTGGCAAACATTGCAATGGATGTCTCTAAAATTGAAAATCTGTTTCCTATCGAACTGAAAATACACAAACTCTTCAACGAAAATGCCGAAAACTCCTATTTTATGGCCATATCCGAGATGCTATCCATCATAACACTTATAGGAGTGATACTCAGTGCGGCAGTTTTCGTAAAAGAGAAGGAACAGGGAACCTGGGACATGATGCTTCTTATGCCGATTAACTCGAAAATTACCATACTTGCAAAAAGCTTTTCTCAGGTTATTATCATACTTGTGGGCACTTTTTTGTCAGTTGGACTTATACTGTTCGGCGCTTTCGATGTCCCTTTAAACGGCTCTTTAATGGCTTTTTTTGCATTGAGCTTCTTTTTTACATTCACTATTGCGGGTATAGGTCTTTTCATTGCCGCTGCTTCAAAATCGATGATGCAGGTAACACAGTTATCTGTAATAATTATGATGCCGCTTATATTCCTGAGCGGCGCATGGACGCCCATATATGCAATGCATCCTGTTTTACAATATATGTCACTGTTTTCACCTTTGAGATTTTATATAGAGGGTACTGAGAGTATATTTTTCAGAGGAACGCCGATTGAGGATTTATGGATATACTTTGCCGGTGTTCTGATTTTGGGGATTCCTCTTTTTCTATACGGTTTCAGAAAAATAGGAAAACTGTTTTGA
- a CDS encoding ATP-binding cassette domain-containing protein, translating into MADLVIKEVSVKYKDITALKPVSFEADSGEIIGFIGADGAGKSSLMHAIAGVKSFSGEIRYKDIIYHSPKEAEKAKPYLGLMPQGIGLMLYDLLSVEEHLEFFSEIRGVKKDRKFFEYRRRLLKMAGLEKFTKREAGKLSGGMRQKLSLICTLIHKPKLLILDEPTTGVDPLSRLELWEILDDIRKKQNSLILVSTAYMQEAGKSDRVLLFEDGKVIAQGSSKELIESARPYVYEKTECEECISVHNTTYSVKKLDAKHKEPTLEALFFINYLKKYKKPPEIKTPKKEKQRKIPPVILEAKGLTKRFDSFVANDHIDMKLKSGEILGLLGANGAGKTTFIKMLLGLYPIDEGELYLLGRRIKTGKDREHLKNLIGYVSQRFALYSDMTIRENLNYFASMHKIDILTAAKLIEKYAQNLGFKEYLDDFPKNLPLGINQRFSVAAALMHEPVVLFLDEPTSGVDVIARAQFWQLLRALKEEWGISILITTHYMNEAEFCDRVVVLKQGKKIADDSVENLYKNFPEAKSFEDIFLQFYKSDTGY; encoded by the coding sequence TATAGGATTTATCGGTGCTGATGGGGCCGGGAAAAGCTCACTTATGCACGCTATTGCCGGAGTTAAAAGCTTTTCGGGAGAGATAAGATACAAAGATATTATATACCACTCTCCAAAAGAAGCCGAAAAAGCAAAGCCGTATCTTGGTCTTATGCCCCAGGGTATCGGACTTATGCTTTATGATCTGCTAAGTGTTGAAGAGCATCTTGAGTTTTTCTCGGAGATAAGAGGGGTAAAAAAGGATAGAAAATTTTTTGAATACAGGCGCAGACTCCTCAAAATGGCCGGCCTTGAAAAGTTTACAAAAAGGGAGGCCGGAAAGCTGAGCGGCGGTATGAGACAGAAACTCTCTCTTATATGTACACTTATTCACAAACCCAAACTTCTGATACTCGACGAACCCACTACCGGAGTGGATCCTTTGAGCCGCCTTGAACTATGGGAGATTCTTGACGACATTAGAAAAAAACAAAACTCTTTGATACTAGTAAGTACTGCCTATATGCAGGAAGCCGGAAAGTCGGACAGAGTACTGCTTTTTGAAGATGGAAAGGTGATAGCCCAGGGCAGTTCAAAAGAGCTTATAGAAAGCGCCAGGCCCTATGTATATGAAAAAACCGAGTGTGAAGAGTGCATATCTGTGCACAATACTACATACTCTGTGAAAAAGCTTGATGCAAAACACAAAGAACCTACACTTGAAGCTCTTTTTTTTATAAACTATCTTAAAAAATATAAAAAGCCCCCCGAAATCAAAACACCCAAAAAAGAGAAACAGCGAAAGATACCCCCTGTTATACTCGAAGCAAAAGGATTGACCAAAAGATTTGACAGCTTTGTCGCAAACGATCATATAGATATGAAGCTAAAATCTGGTGAAATACTCGGCCTTTTGGGTGCAAACGGAGCCGGAAAAACCACTTTCATCAAAATGCTCTTGGGGCTTTATCCTATCGATGAAGGCGAACTCTATCTGCTTGGAAGAAGAATAAAAACCGGCAAAGACAGAGAACATTTGAAAAATCTGATAGGATATGTCAGCCAAAGATTTGCTCTTTACAGCGACATGACAATAAGGGAAAATCTCAACTATTTTGCATCAATGCATAAAATAGATATCTTAACTGCCGCAAAACTGATAGAGAAATATGCACAAAATCTCGGCTTCAAAGAGTACCTTGACGATTTTCCCAAAAATCTGCCTCTTGGAATAAACCAGCGCTTCTCCGTCGCTGCAGCTCTTATGCATGAACCTGTAGTTCTTTTTCTTGACGAACCCACATCCGGTGTAGACGTTATTGCAAGAGCGCAGTTTTGGCAGCTTTTAAGAGCACTGAAAGAGGAGTGGGGCATTTCTATACTTATCACTACCCATTATATGAATGAAGCAGAGTTCTGCGACCGTGTAGTCGTTCTCAAACAAGGCAAAAAGATAGCGGACGACAGTGTGGAAAACCTATATAAAAATTTTCCCGAAGCAAAAAGTTTCGAAGATATCTTTTTACAGTTTTATAAAAGTGATACCGGTTATTAA
- a CDS encoding ABC transporter permease: protein MRLNVIKAYILKEFTELFRSKIIVMVYFMPTMIIILFGYGIRMEVTDIRTVILDYDNSKLSLDLISKFENSRYFDVDTLNISEKDALSLIKKAKKDIIIIIPAGFEKNLLKGIKSEIGIFIDASFPVRSTTMENYTKGVILHEAANLASEKGIEPKKLIEINQRYLFNQGLRDEDMIVPGLIGLVLLVAPAILSALLIVKEKEKGTIFNFYSSPVKKSEFLIAKLTPPFLLHSVNIFILFLWATYLFDVPFRGSFWLYWLSSELYIIISIGIGLLVSIITSTQIVAVVLSIIITIIPGFLYSGMLMPISSMEGESYIEAHIYPVMYYNHIVYDTFLVGNGIESPKNLLYLFILAAYGLFLIFLGSSMIKKELK, encoded by the coding sequence TTGAGACTAAATGTCATTAAAGCATATATTTTAAAAGAGTTTACAGAACTTTTTCGCTCAAAAATAATAGTTATGGTCTATTTTATGCCTACAATGATTATCATTCTATTCGGATACGGTATCAGAATGGAGGTAACTGATATAAGAACGGTTATTCTTGACTACGACAACTCCAAACTATCTTTGGATCTTATCTCAAAATTTGAAAATTCCAGATATTTTGACGTTGATACACTGAATATATCCGAAAAAGATGCCCTGAGTCTTATAAAAAAGGCAAAAAAAGATATCATCATAATTATCCCCGCAGGATTTGAAAAAAATCTTTTAAAAGGCATAAAAAGCGAAATAGGTATATTTATCGATGCTTCCTTTCCGGTAAGGTCAACAACAATGGAAAATTATACAAAAGGGGTTATTTTGCATGAGGCCGCAAATCTTGCATCCGAAAAAGGAATCGAGCCGAAAAAACTGATCGAAATAAACCAAAGATACCTGTTCAATCAGGGTCTCAGAGACGAAGATATGATAGTTCCCGGCCTCATTGGTCTTGTTTTACTTGTAGCTCCCGCAATATTGTCGGCCTTGCTTATAGTAAAAGAGAAAGAAAAAGGGACGATTTTCAATTTCTACTCGTCCCCTGTAAAAAAAAGCGAATTTCTCATAGCAAAACTGACTCCGCCGTTTCTTCTGCATTCAGTCAATATTTTCATACTGTTTTTATGGGCCACATATCTTTTTGATGTCCCTTTCAGAGGCAGTTTCTGGCTATACTGGCTCTCTTCGGAACTCTATATAATAATCAGTATAGGTATCGGCCTTCTGGTATCCATAATTACTTCTACGCAGATAGTAGCGGTAGTTCTTTCCATTATAATTACCATTATTCCTGGTTTTTTATATTCCGGAATGTTGATGCCGATATCATCCATGGAAGGGGAGTCCTATATTGAAGCCCATATATATCCGGTTATGTACTACAATCATATTGTTTACGATACATTTCTCGTAGGAAACGGTATCGAGTCTCCTAAAAACCTTTTATATCTTTTCATACTTGCAGCTTACGGGCTTTTTCTGATTTTTTTGGGATCTTCGATGATAAAAAAGGAGCTTAAATGA
- a CDS encoding EAL domain-containing protein: MHIKNRILVAVAILIATATVANLFFEALKEKENLKRKIAVYETLLHSFFEKRQKEYTTFFSQRAAFFEKIPEIVLSIENKEREKLIDTMQEIYKKSSFKSSNATDIFYSSDLMFSVNTKEPDKYVDLQKHLLVKKSLKEKKIYSGFEKSEKGIFFETVSPIIFENRFIGVVETTIPASSFAKDFESIFKSNKLAVVSPNGSSRENNKQEIPNFTSFMLKLFGLDFIEFNNERYFYRHYIPLTDISGNTLAYVKVYQDVSTGVKDFYSAIVRTFAISISVIFLIILFLKFYLEKIFEKLNKYHERLEKAQKIAHLASWEYDLETKEFTVSSSLFEILEIEKRRMLSIKECNRFIVPDNREYVKKSIIKAFREKSEWDIEYKITTEKGNLKFIHSKGFIKTDKNGKPLKLFATIQDVTEIREKERELKLYKKVIDNSIEGVIITDSHNNIIYVNSVFTELTGYTEEEVIGKKPNILSSGRHGKDFYKKMWKSLYEKGFWQGEIWNRRKNGEVYPEWLNISTVKDENGKILYFAATFADITHHKLSKERYLQLAHYDILTGLPNRLLLLDRLQASISHAKRNSKPFAVMFIDMDRFKHINDTLGHSVGDILIKQMGERLKSCFRETDTVSRVGGDEFIVLIENLNNKNNVLNLAKKVIKAVNKPFRIKGYELFVTVSIGIAIYPKDGTTTDELLNHADMAMYKAKELGKNRFMFFEREMNRFAAQRLSIEHDLRRAVLNGDLFLEYQPKIELETGKIVGAEALVRWEHPTKGLIPPSDFIPIAEESGMIADIGSLVLQHGIEQMNRWKSECKQDMILAINVSGVQLLNPKEFIESLGFYIEKYPSLKNKIELELTESILMKNIDEMIEMMYRCKNLGYHLAIDDFGTGYSSLNYLKRFPIDTLKIDQSFIKTLEIDEKNRAIVKTVISIAKTLGFKVIAEGVEKKDHAQFLKKEKCDIAQGYFFSRPLSPEKFIELLKAQPFVKKFSKVL; this comes from the coding sequence GTGCATATTAAAAACAGGATACTTGTAGCCGTAGCTATTTTGATAGCCACAGCGACAGTAGCCAATCTCTTTTTTGAAGCTCTTAAAGAGAAAGAAAATCTCAAAAGAAAAATTGCAGTATACGAAACTCTTTTACACTCTTTTTTTGAAAAGAGACAAAAAGAGTATACAACTTTTTTTTCACAAAGAGCTGCATTTTTTGAAAAAATTCCCGAAATAGTCCTCTCGATTGAAAACAAAGAGAGAGAAAAACTTATCGACACAATGCAGGAAATTTACAAAAAATCCTCTTTTAAAAGCAGCAATGCAACAGATATTTTTTACTCTTCCGACCTTATGTTTTCAGTCAATACAAAAGAACCGGACAAATATGTGGATCTACAAAAACATCTGCTTGTTAAAAAATCCTTAAAAGAGAAAAAAATATATAGCGGTTTTGAAAAAAGTGAAAAAGGTATCTTTTTTGAAACAGTTTCCCCGATTATATTTGAAAACAGATTTATAGGTGTTGTAGAAACAACTATACCTGCCTCTTCTTTTGCAAAAGATTTTGAAAGTATCTTCAAATCCAACAAATTGGCGGTAGTATCTCCAAACGGAAGCAGTAGAGAAAACAATAAGCAAGAGATACCCAATTTTACCTCTTTCATGCTAAAACTTTTTGGACTAGATTTTATCGAGTTTAATAATGAGAGATATTTTTACAGGCACTATATCCCGCTCACAGACATTTCAGGCAATACTCTCGCTTATGTAAAAGTGTATCAGGATGTCTCTACAGGCGTGAAAGACTTTTACAGTGCGATTGTAAGAACTTTTGCAATAAGTATCAGTGTAATATTTTTGATAATTCTTTTTCTTAAATTTTATTTGGAAAAGATTTTTGAAAAACTGAACAAATATCACGAAAGACTTGAAAAAGCACAAAAAATTGCCCACCTTGCAAGCTGGGAGTACGATCTGGAAACAAAAGAGTTTACAGTATCAAGCTCTCTGTTCGAAATTTTAGAGATAGAAAAGAGAAGAATGCTCAGCATAAAAGAGTGCAACCGTTTTATAGTCCCAGATAACAGAGAGTATGTAAAAAAGAGTATCATAAAAGCTTTCAGAGAAAAAAGCGAATGGGATATAGAGTATAAAATAACAACCGAAAAAGGAAATTTAAAATTCATTCACTCTAAAGGTTTCATAAAAACCGATAAAAACGGTAAACCTTTAAAACTCTTTGCAACGATACAGGATGTCACAGAGATAAGAGAGAAAGAGAGGGAACTTAAACTTTACAAAAAAGTTATAGACAACAGCATCGAAGGTGTTATCATAACTGACAGCCATAATAACATCATCTACGTAAACAGTGTATTTACTGAGCTTACAGGATATACTGAAGAAGAAGTTATCGGGAAAAAACCGAATATACTTAGTTCCGGCAGACACGGAAAAGATTTTTATAAAAAGATGTGGAAATCCCTTTATGAAAAAGGGTTTTGGCAAGGCGAAATATGGAATAGACGAAAAAACGGGGAAGTATATCCCGAATGGCTCAACATCTCCACAGTAAAAGACGAAAACGGAAAAATACTCTATTTTGCTGCAACTTTTGCCGATATCACACACCATAAACTTTCAAAAGAGAGATATCTTCAGTTAGCACACTACGATATTTTGACTGGCCTTCCCAATAGACTGCTTCTTTTGGACAGACTTCAGGCCAGCATTTCACATGCAAAAAGAAACAGTAAACCTTTTGCAGTTATGTTTATAGATATGGACAGATTCAAACATATAAACGATACATTAGGACACTCCGTTGGAGATATTCTTATAAAACAGATGGGAGAAAGACTGAAATCATGTTTTAGAGAAACTGATACCGTTTCAAGAGTCGGTGGAGACGAATTTATAGTTCTTATAGAAAATCTCAATAATAAAAACAACGTTCTAAATCTGGCAAAAAAAGTGATAAAAGCCGTTAATAAACCTTTCCGAATAAAAGGGTATGAACTGTTTGTAACCGTAAGTATAGGTATAGCCATATATCCCAAAGACGGCACTACAACAGATGAGCTTCTAAATCATGCCGATATGGCTATGTACAAAGCAAAAGAGCTGGGTAAAAACAGATTTATGTTTTTCGAAAGAGAGATGAACAGGTTTGCCGCTCAAAGACTTTCAATTGAGCATGATTTAAGACGTGCTGTATTAAATGGCGACCTTTTTTTGGAGTATCAACCAAAAATCGAACTTGAAACAGGTAAAATAGTCGGCGCAGAAGCGCTTGTAAGATGGGAACATCCCACTAAAGGACTTATACCCCCTTCAGATTTTATTCCTATAGCCGAAGAAAGCGGAATGATAGCAGATATAGGCAGCCTTGTTCTACAGCATGGAATCGAGCAGATGAACCGATGGAAAAGCGAGTGTAAACAGGATATGATTCTGGCTATCAATGTCTCAGGAGTCCAGCTTTTAAACCCAAAAGAGTTTATAGAATCCCTCGGTTTTTATATAGAAAAATATCCTTCACTCAAGAACAAAATAGAGTTGGAACTGACAGAGAGTATTTTGATGAAAAATATAGATGAAATGATAGAGATGATGTATAGATGTAAAAATCTCGGCTATCACCTTGCGATAGATGATTTTGGGACCGGATACTCTTCACTTAACTATCTTAAACGCTTCCCAATAGATACTTTAAAAATCGACCAGTCATTCATAAAAACACTTGAAATTGATGAAAAGAACAGAGCCATAGTAAAAACTGTCATTTCCATAGCCAAAACCCTCGGTTTCAAAGTTATTGCAGAGGGAGTTGAAAAAAAAGATCATGCACAGTTTCTAAAAAAAGAAAAATGTGATATAGCCCAGGGATACTTTTTTTCAAGACCTCTTTCACCAGAAAAATTTATAGAGCTTTTAAAAGCGCAGCCTTTTGTGAAAAAATTTTCCAAAGTTTTATGA
- a CDS encoding flavin reductase family protein translates to MLIDFKNIEPIERYKIMSQSISPRPIAWIVTQGKSLNIAPFSYFSPLSSNPPALIVSIGHKSDGSPKDTLKNILKTKKCTICLAAPENLEKMHYSSKEVAEEISEAEMFKIKTEKIVEGFPPVITETPCAFFCELLQKVDLKGSKTVPLILEVKEFYINDSYVTDTHRLLFELDLLGRSGKNYITKCKKIEPPKIP, encoded by the coding sequence ATGCTGATAGATTTTAAAAATATAGAACCCATCGAGAGATACAAAATAATGAGTCAAAGCATTTCTCCGCGTCCAATTGCCTGGATAGTAACTCAAGGCAAAAGTCTTAATATCGCCCCTTTCAGCTATTTTTCTCCACTCTCTTCAAATCCTCCCGCTCTTATAGTCTCTATCGGACACAAATCGGACGGCTCTCCAAAAGATACCCTCAAAAATATACTCAAAACAAAAAAATGCACCATCTGTCTGGCAGCTCCCGAAAATCTTGAAAAAATGCACTACAGTTCAAAAGAAGTTGCAGAAGAGATAAGCGAAGCTGAAATGTTTAAGATAAAAACAGAAAAAATCGTTGAAGGTTTTCCGCCGGTCATAACGGAAACACCTTGCGCATTTTTCTGCGAACTGCTGCAAAAAGTTGATCTAAAAGGGAGCAAAACAGTTCCGTTGATACTTGAAGTAAAAGAGTTTTACATAAACGACTCGTATGTTACAGACACACACAGACTCCTTTTTGAACTGGATCTGCTTGGCAGAAGCGGAAAAAACTACATTACAAAATGCAAAAAGATAGAGCCTCCCAAAATACCTTAA
- the ppk2 gene encoding polyphosphate kinase 2, producing MEKEKYKKELYHLQVELVKFQRHVINNDIKVCVLIEGRDAAGKDGTIKRFTEHMSPRDTRIVALGKPTEIDKKYWYFQRYIHYLPRGGEIVFFNRSWYNRAGVEKVMGFCTKKQYEKFMEQVPNFEHLLVHDGMLFFKYYLDISKEEQKRRLEERKKNPLKQWKLSPIDDMAQKLWKEYSLARDEMFSMTHFAYAPWTIVRADDKKNARLNIIKNFLSRVDYPEKDEKICIFDPNTVFDFDISCYEKGMIAP from the coding sequence ATGGAAAAAGAAAAATACAAAAAAGAACTGTACCATCTGCAGGTGGAGCTTGTTAAATTTCAGCGCCACGTTATCAATAACGACATAAAAGTATGTGTGCTTATCGAAGGCAGAGACGCGGCAGGAAAAGACGGAACGATAAAAAGGTTTACCGAACATATGAGTCCGAGAGATACAAGAATAGTCGCACTGGGAAAACCGACGGAAATCGATAAAAAATACTGGTATTTTCAAAGATATATTCATTATCTGCCAAGAGGCGGGGAGATAGTCTTTTTCAACCGCAGCTGGTACAACAGAGCGGGTGTGGAAAAAGTGATGGGTTTTTGCACAAAAAAGCAGTATGAAAAATTTATGGAGCAGGTTCCCAATTTCGAACATCTCCTTGTTCACGACGGAATGCTGTTTTTCAAATACTATCTTGATATAAGCAAAGAAGAGCAGAAAAGAAGACTCGAAGAGAGGAAAAAAAATCCCTTGAAGCAGTGGAAATTGAGTCCCATAGATGATATGGCACAAAAACTGTGGAAAGAGTATTCTCTGGCACGAGATGAGATGTTTTCAATGACACATTTTGCATATGCTCCCTGGACGATAGTGAGAGCCGATGACAAAAAAAATGCGAGACTCAATATCATAAAAAATTTTCTAAGCAGAGTAGACTACCCCGAAAAAGATGAAAAAATCTGCATTTTTGACCCAAATACGGTTTTTGACTTTGATATAAGCTGTTATGAGAAAGGAATGATTGCTCCTTAA
- a CDS encoding translation initiation factor eIF-2B, translated as MHNLENFLSFEIGKIKSDNLHGASYLTKKCAELIIFLAKKDTKPDILQKAAVKLAGARPMMASIFSFANSLLFLLDKHPKKEKIISFCNEFIKKYNQAAQTSSSNGAELISSGDTLLTHSFSSIVFDALKRAKYSGKDFKVICTESRPACEGVKLAEELCKIGIKTTLITDAAAPFMTKKISFVLIGADGTGNFGLVHKIGTYGIALCAKDNGKKVISLSTSQKFWPYSLKPPLEPLKNRNEIVNNDCLDVINIYFDFTPLHLIDAISTENGFLGADEVQKLCKKIEIHTLLKDKYADRF; from the coding sequence TTGCATAATTTGGAAAATTTTTTATCTTTTGAAATAGGAAAAATAAAAAGCGATAACCTTCACGGAGCCTCGTACCTGACAAAAAAGTGTGCAGAACTTATAATATTTTTGGCAAAAAAAGATACAAAACCGGATATTTTGCAAAAAGCCGCCGTTAAACTTGCAGGCGCAAGACCGATGATGGCATCCATTTTCTCTTTTGCAAATTCTCTTCTTTTTTTACTTGACAAACACCCGAAAAAAGAGAAGATCATAAGCTTTTGCAATGAGTTTATCAAAAAATATAATCAAGCTGCTCAAACATCCTCCTCAAACGGAGCAGAACTGATATCTTCCGGTGATACTTTATTGACTCACTCTTTCAGCTCCATCGTTTTTGATGCACTTAAGAGAGCCAAATATTCGGGAAAAGACTTCAAAGTAATATGTACAGAATCAAGACCAGCTTGTGAGGGAGTCAAACTAGCGGAAGAACTTTGTAAAATAGGGATAAAAACAACTCTCATTACAGATGCCGCAGCTCCTTTTATGACAAAAAAGATATCTTTTGTTCTTATCGGTGCAGACGGAACAGGAAATTTCGGTCTGGTACACAAAATAGGTACATATGGAATTGCTCTTTGTGCAAAAGACAACGGTAAAAAAGTTATATCTTTATCGACTTCTCAAAAGTTTTGGCCATACAGTCTCAAACCCCCCTTGGAGCCTCTTAAAAACAGAAATGAAATAGTAAATAACGATTGTTTAGATGTTATAAATATCTATTTTGATTTTACGCCTCTGCATCTCATAGACGCCATCTCAACCGAGAACGGGTTTCTTGGTGCAGATGAGGTGCAAAAACTGTGTAAAAAAATAGAAATACATACTCTTTTAAAGGATAAATATGCTGATAGATTTTAA